One genomic segment of Ignavibacteriota bacterium includes these proteins:
- a CDS encoding T9SS type A sorting domain-containing protein produces MKRTITFLLLLSSFMFGQTVLVNWNFDDQNVLSDEGTDGTGLTPYNTNQIIITNEGATINYTDGNPLTGQCLLTRSWSENEYYLITVNTINYSDIYLSFDCYSSSTGPRDFKIQFSTNAIDFYDITNNVFRSPLSFSSTPMFNFSLPNECNNTSNLNLKILCTSNVQADGDGDISSQGTFRIDNISVISELNEPLPVELTTFSASVVDKNVKLNWETATEVNNYGFDIERKSEFGNWNKVGFVQGSGNSNSTKFYNYIDQTINISQKYFYRLKQIDIDGNFEYSDEVVIIFGTPQNFELEQNYPNPFNPITKIKYSIPDNSNLQQKVVLKIYNVLGQVVKTLVNENKHPGIYEIEFNGNDLMSGIYFYKLEVGNFIQMRKMVLTK; encoded by the coding sequence ATGAAGAGGACAATCACATTTTTATTGTTATTAAGTAGTTTTATGTTTGGGCAAACAGTTCTTGTAAATTGGAATTTTGACGATCAAAATGTTTTATCGGATGAAGGAACAGATGGAACAGGGTTGACACCCTACAATACGAATCAGATCATTATAACAAATGAAGGCGCAACAATTAATTATACTGATGGAAATCCATTGACAGGCCAATGTTTGTTAACGAGAAGTTGGAGTGAAAATGAATATTATTTAATTACTGTTAATACAATAAATTATTCAGATATATATCTAAGTTTTGATTGCTACAGTTCATCTACTGGTCCAAGAGATTTTAAAATTCAGTTTAGCACAAATGCAATTGATTTTTATGATATAACTAACAATGTTTTCCGATCACCATTAAGCTTTTCATCCACTCCAATGTTTAACTTTAGTTTACCAAATGAATGTAACAATACATCAAATCTAAATTTGAAAATCTTATGCACATCAAATGTACAAGCAGATGGCGATGGAGATATTTCATCGCAAGGCACATTTCGTATTGACAACATCTCTGTTATTTCAGAATTAAATGAACCTCTCCCCGTCGAACTCACTACTTTCTCAGCTTCAGTGGTTGATAAAAATGTGAAATTAAATTGGGAAACTGCAACTGAAGTTAATAATTATGGTTTTGATATTGAAAGAAAATCTGAATTTGGAAATTGGAATAAAGTTGGATTTGTTCAAGGTAGCGGAAATAGCAATTCTACAAAATTTTACAACTATATTGATCAAACAATTAACATTTCTCAAAAATATTTTTACCGATTGAAACAAATTGATATCGATGGAAACTTTGAATACTCCGATGAAGTTGTTATAATATTTGGAACTCCCCAGAATTTTGAATTAGAGCAAAATTATCCAAATCCTTTCAACCCAATTACAAAAATAAAATATTCAATTCCGGATAATTCTAATCTTCAACAAAAAGTTGTTTTAAAAATTTATAATGTTTTAGGACAAGTTGTAAAGACTTTGGTTAACGAAAATAAACATCCGGGGATTTATGAAATTGAATTTAACGGTAACGATTTAATGAGTGGAATTTATTTTTATAAATTGGAAGTCGGTAATTTTATACAAATGCGGAAAATGGTTTTAACAAAATAA